The Arachis hypogaea cultivar Tifrunner chromosome 19, arahy.Tifrunner.gnm2.J5K5, whole genome shotgun sequence genome has a window encoding:
- the LOC112775286 gene encoding cysteine-rich receptor-like protein kinase 10 isoform X2 — MNPKISDFGMAKIFEADQTQVNTGRIVGTYGYMSPEYAMRGQFSVKSDIFSFGVLVLEIVSGKKNTEFYQTHLADDLLSYAWKNWTQNTPLELLDPTLRGSYSRNEVIRCIHIGLLCVQESPSARPSMANILLMLNSYSVTLSLPRQPASFLHGRKPNRLQDGLDSDQSTTSSIPWSNNEVSITQLVPR, encoded by the exons ATGAACCCAAAGATTTCAGATTTTGGTATGGCAAAAATTTTCGAGGCAGATCAAACTCAAGTGAATACAGGACGAATTGTTGGGACATA TGGTTATATGTCTCCAGAATATGCAATGCGTGGACAGTTCTCGGTGAAATCTGATATCTTCAGCTTTGGTGTATTAGTTTTGGAGATTGTTAGTGGCAAGAAGAACActgaattttatcaaacacatctTGCTGATGACCTCTTAAGCTAT GCTTGGAAAAATTGGACACAGAACACGCCTCTGGAGCTGTTGGATCCAACACTGAGAGGCTCTTATTCAAGAAATGAAGTCATCAGATGCATCCATATTGGTTTATTATGTGTTCAGGAAAGTCCTTCAGCGCGGCCTTCAATGGCGAATATTTTGCTCATGCTTAACAGTTATTCAGTGACCTTATCGCTACCGCGACAACCAGCTTCTTTCCTGCATGGAAGAAAACCAAACAGGCTACAAGATGGGCTTGATTCTGATCAGTCTACCACCTCTTCAATTCCTTGGTCTAACAATGAAGTTTCCATCACTCAACTAGTCCCTCGGTAA
- the LOC112775282 gene encoding cysteine-rich receptor-like protein kinase 10 isoform X1: MGWNWMRITFNLVPVSLSLLLLLNFATTAKAQGPTYLYNICSDNKTTPNSLFKKDLNTLFSSLSSNATANAEFFNTTVPATNSNDTAYGLFMCRGDLSSCGQCVVNATQKLSSDANCSLSKRAIIWYDECMVWYSNNRSILSTMFTRPGVYLSNTGNVSNQESFMKLLFRTMNETAKEAAKSPVLEKKYATRQANISGFQNLYCMAQCTDNLTPRDCASCLTEAITELTPCCGGKQGGRVLFPSCFVRYELYPFYNALAPSPSPSAGIVPPPPATNSSNSGGNLVLISYAFLGVRTLHFGICHYFHFGNAGSSGLSSGTIVAIVVPIAVAVLLFVAGVCFLIRRRARKKHDSAQDPQTVTEISSIDSLRFDLSTIEAATKKFSQDNKLGEGGFGEVYKGLLPSGQEVAVKRLSKGSVQGGEEFKNEVELVAKLQHRYLVRLLGFCLQGEEKILVYEYVPNKSLDYILFDPEKQGLLDWTRRYKIIGGIARGIQYLHEDSRLKIIHRDLKPSNILLDEDMNPKIADFGMARLFAVDQTQGNTSRIVGTYGYMSPEYAMRGEFSVKSDVYSFGVLVLEIISGKKISSFYETDADDLVSYAWKLWKEGTPLELMDPTLRKSYTPNEVMRCIHIGLLCVQEDPADRPTMATIMLMLDSYSVTLPVPNQPAFVVHSGTDSNMLQFSEPTTNVSVQTSVNEMSVSEMDPR, from the exons ATGGGTTGGAATTGGATGAGGATCACCTTCAACCTTGTCCCAGTATCACTCTCCCTGCTGCTGCTCCTCAATTTTGCAACCACCGCTAAAGCGCAAGGTCCCACTTATCTTTACAATATTTGTTCAGACAACAAGACCACTCCCAACAGCCTCTTCAAAAAGGATCTCAACACcctcttctcatctctctcttccAACGCCACCGCCAACGCTGAATTCTTCAACACCACCGTCCCTGCCACAAACTCCAACGACACGGCCTACGGTCTCTTCATGTGCAGGGGCGACTTATCCTCTTGCGGTCAGTGCGTGGTCAACGCCACGCAGAAGCTTTCATCCGATGCAAATTGTTCCTTATCAAAACGAGCCATCATTTGGTACGACGAGTGCATGGTTTGGTATTCCAATAACCGCTCTATCTTGTCCACAATGTTCACGAGGCCCGGCGTTTACCTCTCCAACACGGGGAATGTCTCCAACCAGGAAAGCTTCATGAAGTTGTTGTTCAGAACCATGAATGAAACGGCGAAAGAAGCAGCCAAGTCCCCTGTTCTTGAAAAGAAGTACGCTACAAGGCAAGCCAACATATCTGGTTTTCAGAACCTTTATTGTATGGCTCAGTGTACCGATAACCTCACACCACGAGACTGTGCCAGCTGTCTAACTGAAGCCATAACTGAATTAACGCCCTGCTGTGGAGGAAAGCAGGGAGGGAGGGTTCTATTCCCCAGCTGTTTCGTTCGGTATGAGTTGTACCCTTTCTATAATGCTTTGGCTCCTTCGCCTTCTCCGTCGGCAGGGATAGTTCCTCCTCCACCTGCAACTAATTCATCTAATTCCGGAGGTAATTTAGTTCTGATATCTTATGCTTTCTTAGGAGTTAGGACCTTGCATTTTGGTATCTGTCATTACTTTCATTTTGGAAATGCAGGAAGTAGTGGACTATCATCCGGGACTATTGTTGCAATTGTGGTTCCAATTGCAGTGGCTGTGCTACTGTTTGTTGCGGGCGTTTGTTTCTTAATTAGAAGAAGAGCAAGGAAGAAGCATGACTCTGCACAAGATCCACAAA CTGTGACCGAGATCTCTAGCATTGATTCGTTGAGATTCGATTTGAGTACAATTGAAGCAGCCACAAAGAAATTCTCTCAAGATAACAAGCTTGGAGAAGGTGGATTTGGTGAGGTTTACAAG GGCTTGCTTCCAAGTGGACAAGAAGTAGCTGTTAAGAGGCTCTCTAAAGGATCTGTACAAGGTGGAGAAGAATTCAAGAATGAAGTAGAGCTGGTTGCCAAGCTTCAACATAGATATCTAGTCAGGCTTTTGGGATTTTGCTTGCAAGGAGAAGAGAAGATACTTGTATATGAATATGTACCCAACAAAAGCTTGGACTACATTCTTTTCG ATCCTGAGAAACAAGGATTGTTGGATTGGACAAGACGATACAAGATTATTGGAGGCATTGCTCGAGGAATTCAATATCTCCATGAAGATTCTAGACTTAAAATCATACATCGTGATCTTAAACCTAGCAACATATTGTTGGATGAAGATATGAATCCAAAAATTGCAGATTTTGGTATGGCAAGGTTATTTGCTGTTGATCAAACTCAAGGAAATACTAGCAGGATTGTTGGGACATA TGGCTACATGTCCCCGGAATATGCGATGCGCGGAGAGTTCTCGGTTAAGTCTGATGTATACAGTTTTGGAGTCCTTGTTTTGGAGATTATAAGTGGCAAGAAGATAAGCTCTTTCTATGAAACAGATGCTGATGACCTAGTGAGCTAT GCTTGGAAACTTTGGAAGGAAGGGACACCCTTGGAATTGATGGATCCCACGTTGAGAAAATCTTATACTCCAAATGAAGTTATGAGATGCATCCATATTGGTTTACTCTGTGTCCAAGAAGATCCAGCAGATAGACCTACAATGGCAACAATAATGCTTATGCTGGATAGTTATTCTGTTACTCTACCAGTACCTAATCAGCCAGCATTTGTCGTGCACAGCGGAACTGATTCAAACATGCTGCAATTCAGTGAACCTACAACCAATGTATCAGTGCAAACTTCTGTCAATGAGATGTCGGTTAGCGAAATGGATCCTAGATAA
- the LOC112775288 gene encoding cysteine-rich receptor-like protein kinase 25, with the protein MGWNWMKITFNLVSVSLSLLLLLNFATTAKAQGPTYLYNICSDNKTTPNSLFKKDLNDLFSSLSSKATANAQFFNTTVPATNSNDTVYGLFMCRGDLSSCGQCVVNATQKLSSDADCSLSKRAIIWYDECMVWYSNNRSILSTMFTRPGVYLSNTGNVSNQESFMKLLFRTMNETAKEAAKSPVLEKKYATGQANISGFQNLYCMAQCTDNLTPRDCASCLTEAITELTPCCGGKQGGRVLFPSCFVRYELYPFYRSNTLAPSPSPGPRGFVPATRYSYNDSKDTE; encoded by the coding sequence ATGGGTTGGAATTGGATGAAGATCACCTTCAACCTTGTCTCGGTATCACTCTCCCTGCTGCTGCTCCTCAATTTTGCAACCACCGCTAAAGCACAAGGTCCCACTTATCTCTACAATATTTGTTCAGACAACAAGACCACTCCCAACAGCCTCTTCAAAAAGGACCTTAACGACCTCTTCTCATCCCTCTCTTCCAAAGCCACCGCCAAcgctcaattcttcaacaccacCGTCCCTGCCACAAACTCCAACGACACGGTCTACGGTCTCTTCATGTGCAGGGGCGACTTATCCTCTTGCGGGCAGTGCGTGGTCAACGCCACACAGAAGCTTTCATCCGATGCAGATTGTTCCTTATCAAAACGAGCCATCATTTGGTACGACGAGTGCATGGTTTGGTATTCCAATAACCGCTCTATCTTGTCCACAATGTTCACGAGGCCCGGCGTTTACCTCTCCAACACGGGGAATGTCTCCAACCAGGAAAGCTTCATGAAGTTGTTGTTCAGAACCATGAATGAAACGGCGAAAGAAGCAGCCAAGTCCCCGGTTCTTGAAAAGAAGTACGCTACAGGGCAAGCCAACATATCTGGTTTCCAGAACCTTTATTGTATGGCTCAGTGTACCGATAACCTCACACCACGAGACTGTGCCAGCTGTCTAACTGAAGCCATAACCGAATTAACCCCTTGCTGTGGAGGAAAGCAGGGAGGGAGGGTTCTATTCCCCAGCTGTTTCGTTCGGTATGAGTTGTACCCTTTCTATCGCTCTAATACTTTGGCTCCTTCGCCTTCACCAGGACCACGAGGATTTGTTCCAGCCACACGATATTCGTATAATGATTCAAAAGATACGGAGTAG
- the LOC112775282 gene encoding cysteine-rich receptor-like protein kinase 10 isoform X2 → MGWNWMRITFNLVPVSLSLLLLLNFATTAKAQGPTYLYNICSDNKTTPNSLFKKDLNTLFSSLSSNATANAEFFNTTVPATNSNDTAYGLFMCRGDLSSCGQCVVNATQKLSSDANCSLSKRAIIWYDECMVWYSNNRSILSTMFTRPGVYLSNTGNVSNQESFMKLLFRTMNETAKEAAKSPVLEKKYATRQANISGFQNLYCMAQCTDNLTPRDCASCLTEAITELTPCCGGKQGGRVLFPSCFVRYELYPFYNALAPSPSPSAGIVPPPPATNSSNSGGSSGLSSGTIVAIVVPIAVAVLLFVAGVCFLIRRRARKKHDSAQDPQTVTEISSIDSLRFDLSTIEAATKKFSQDNKLGEGGFGEVYKGLLPSGQEVAVKRLSKGSVQGGEEFKNEVELVAKLQHRYLVRLLGFCLQGEEKILVYEYVPNKSLDYILFDPEKQGLLDWTRRYKIIGGIARGIQYLHEDSRLKIIHRDLKPSNILLDEDMNPKIADFGMARLFAVDQTQGNTSRIVGTYGYMSPEYAMRGEFSVKSDVYSFGVLVLEIISGKKISSFYETDADDLVSYAWKLWKEGTPLELMDPTLRKSYTPNEVMRCIHIGLLCVQEDPADRPTMATIMLMLDSYSVTLPVPNQPAFVVHSGTDSNMLQFSEPTTNVSVQTSVNEMSVSEMDPR, encoded by the exons ATGGGTTGGAATTGGATGAGGATCACCTTCAACCTTGTCCCAGTATCACTCTCCCTGCTGCTGCTCCTCAATTTTGCAACCACCGCTAAAGCGCAAGGTCCCACTTATCTTTACAATATTTGTTCAGACAACAAGACCACTCCCAACAGCCTCTTCAAAAAGGATCTCAACACcctcttctcatctctctcttccAACGCCACCGCCAACGCTGAATTCTTCAACACCACCGTCCCTGCCACAAACTCCAACGACACGGCCTACGGTCTCTTCATGTGCAGGGGCGACTTATCCTCTTGCGGTCAGTGCGTGGTCAACGCCACGCAGAAGCTTTCATCCGATGCAAATTGTTCCTTATCAAAACGAGCCATCATTTGGTACGACGAGTGCATGGTTTGGTATTCCAATAACCGCTCTATCTTGTCCACAATGTTCACGAGGCCCGGCGTTTACCTCTCCAACACGGGGAATGTCTCCAACCAGGAAAGCTTCATGAAGTTGTTGTTCAGAACCATGAATGAAACGGCGAAAGAAGCAGCCAAGTCCCCTGTTCTTGAAAAGAAGTACGCTACAAGGCAAGCCAACATATCTGGTTTTCAGAACCTTTATTGTATGGCTCAGTGTACCGATAACCTCACACCACGAGACTGTGCCAGCTGTCTAACTGAAGCCATAACTGAATTAACGCCCTGCTGTGGAGGAAAGCAGGGAGGGAGGGTTCTATTCCCCAGCTGTTTCGTTCGGTATGAGTTGTACCCTTTCTATAATGCTTTGGCTCCTTCGCCTTCTCCGTCGGCAGGGATAGTTCCTCCTCCACCTGCAACTAATTCATCTAATTCCGGAG GAAGTAGTGGACTATCATCCGGGACTATTGTTGCAATTGTGGTTCCAATTGCAGTGGCTGTGCTACTGTTTGTTGCGGGCGTTTGTTTCTTAATTAGAAGAAGAGCAAGGAAGAAGCATGACTCTGCACAAGATCCACAAA CTGTGACCGAGATCTCTAGCATTGATTCGTTGAGATTCGATTTGAGTACAATTGAAGCAGCCACAAAGAAATTCTCTCAAGATAACAAGCTTGGAGAAGGTGGATTTGGTGAGGTTTACAAG GGCTTGCTTCCAAGTGGACAAGAAGTAGCTGTTAAGAGGCTCTCTAAAGGATCTGTACAAGGTGGAGAAGAATTCAAGAATGAAGTAGAGCTGGTTGCCAAGCTTCAACATAGATATCTAGTCAGGCTTTTGGGATTTTGCTTGCAAGGAGAAGAGAAGATACTTGTATATGAATATGTACCCAACAAAAGCTTGGACTACATTCTTTTCG ATCCTGAGAAACAAGGATTGTTGGATTGGACAAGACGATACAAGATTATTGGAGGCATTGCTCGAGGAATTCAATATCTCCATGAAGATTCTAGACTTAAAATCATACATCGTGATCTTAAACCTAGCAACATATTGTTGGATGAAGATATGAATCCAAAAATTGCAGATTTTGGTATGGCAAGGTTATTTGCTGTTGATCAAACTCAAGGAAATACTAGCAGGATTGTTGGGACATA TGGCTACATGTCCCCGGAATATGCGATGCGCGGAGAGTTCTCGGTTAAGTCTGATGTATACAGTTTTGGAGTCCTTGTTTTGGAGATTATAAGTGGCAAGAAGATAAGCTCTTTCTATGAAACAGATGCTGATGACCTAGTGAGCTAT GCTTGGAAACTTTGGAAGGAAGGGACACCCTTGGAATTGATGGATCCCACGTTGAGAAAATCTTATACTCCAAATGAAGTTATGAGATGCATCCATATTGGTTTACTCTGTGTCCAAGAAGATCCAGCAGATAGACCTACAATGGCAACAATAATGCTTATGCTGGATAGTTATTCTGTTACTCTACCAGTACCTAATCAGCCAGCATTTGTCGTGCACAGCGGAACTGATTCAAACATGCTGCAATTCAGTGAACCTACAACCAATGTATCAGTGCAAACTTCTGTCAATGAGATGTCGGTTAGCGAAATGGATCCTAGATAA
- the LOC112775286 gene encoding cysteine-rich receptor-like protein kinase 10 isoform X1 — protein sequence MRTWKSSETNLIVLVASVFVFMSFESEAAPTFTSNFCTDGSYYLPNSSYSSNLNLFLSSLISNASLHHGFYRTTVNQGEIKGYFLCRPDVTSTLCSDCVTTAAKEIRKLCTNQTESIIWYDECMLRYTNLSFLNNIVPGMNLYNEKNISDSELQQFNDLVATTLNEIAKQASNSASGDYKFATKEAAIGGSQKLYTMAQCVPDMSSYDCNMCFQSGIASIPTGKQGARSLLPICNLRYELNPFYNESWSSTQPVLPPSSKGGKSNATLIAAIVAPIGVVAALFILGCCILRWRSRKKYSSFARDSIREDLTDVESLQFDFATIEAATGCFSDENKIGQGGFGVVYKGVLPEGQEIAVKRLSLTSLQGAVEFRNEATLVAKLQHRNLVRLLGYCLEGREKLLVYEYIPNKSLDYFLFDPVKQRELDWSRRYKIITGIARGILYLHEDSQLRIIHRDLKASNVLLDENMNPKISDFGMAKIFEADQTQVNTGRIVGTYGYMSPEYAMRGQFSVKSDIFSFGVLVLEIVSGKKNTEFYQTHLADDLLSYAWKNWTQNTPLELLDPTLRGSYSRNEVIRCIHIGLLCVQESPSARPSMANILLMLNSYSVTLSLPRQPASFLHGRKPNRLQDGLDSDQSTTSSIPWSNNEVSITQLVPR from the exons ATGAGAACTTGGAAATCCTCTGAAACAAACTTGATAGTACTTGTGGCTTCGGTGTTCGTGTTTATGAGCTTTGAAAGTGAAGCAGCTCCAACATTCACCTCTAATTTCTGCACAGATGGATCCTATTACCTACCTAATTCTTCGTATTCCTCCAATTTAAATCTCTTCTTATCTTCCCTCATCTCCAACGCTTCTCTCCACCACGGTTTCTACCGCACCACCGTCAACCAGGGTGAGATCAAGGGCTACTTCCTCTGCCGCCCTGACGTCACCTCTACCCTCTGCAGCGACTGTGTAACCACCGCAGCAAAAGAGATAAGGAAGCTATGCACCAACCAAACAGAGTCCATAATCTGGTACGACGAGTGCATGCTACGCTACACCAACCTCTCCTTCTTGAACAACATAGTCCCCGGAATGAACCTTTACAACGAGAAAAACATCTCTGACTCCGAGCTCCAACAGTTCAACGATTTGGTGGCAACGACGCTGAATGAAATTGCTAAGCAAGCTTCAAACTCTGCCTCGGGTGATTACAAGTTTGCTACCAAAGAAGCTGCCATCGGAGGGTCGCAGAAGCTCTACACGATGGCGCAGTGCGTTCCTGACATGTCCTCTTATGACTGCAACATGTGTTTCCAAAGTGGCATCGCTTCCATTCCAACTGGCAAACAAGGCGCACGATCTCTGCTCCCAATTTGCAATCTCAGATACGAGCTGAACCCATTTTACAACGAATCGTGGTCGTCCACTCAACCAGTTCTTCCTCCATCTTCAAAAG GAGGAAAGAGTAATGCCACTTTAATTGCTGCCATTGTTGCCCCCATTGGTGTTGTTGCGGCACTTTTCATTCTCGGCTGCTGCATCCTTCGTTGGAGGTCAAGAAAGAAGTATAGTTCATTTGCCCGGGATTCAA TTCGGGAGGATCTTACAGATGTCGAGTCGTTGCAGTTTGATTTCGCTACAATCGAAGCTGCAACCGGCTGTTTCTCAGATGAGAACAAGATTGGTCAAGGCGGATTTGGTGTGGTTTATAAG GGTGTTCTCCCTGAAGGACAGGAGATAGCAGTGAAGAGGCTTTCATTGACATCCTTGCAGGGTGCAGTAGAGTTCAGGAATGAAGCTACTCTTGTGGCCAAGCTTCAACACAGAAACTTAGTGAGGCTCTTGGGATATTGCTTGGAGGGGCGTGAGAAGTTGCTTGTCTATGAATACATACCAAACAAAAGCCTTGATTACTTTCTATTCG ATCCTGTAAAGCAAAGAGAGTTAGATTGGTCAAGACGCTACAAGATTATAACTGGCATTGCCAGAGGAATTCTTTATCTACATGAAGATTCTCAACTTAGGATTATACACCGTGATCTCAAAGCTAGTAATGTTCTATTAGATGAGAACATGAACCCAAAGATTTCAGATTTTGGTATGGCAAAAATTTTCGAGGCAGATCAAACTCAAGTGAATACAGGACGAATTGTTGGGACATA TGGTTATATGTCTCCAGAATATGCAATGCGTGGACAGTTCTCGGTGAAATCTGATATCTTCAGCTTTGGTGTATTAGTTTTGGAGATTGTTAGTGGCAAGAAGAACActgaattttatcaaacacatctTGCTGATGACCTCTTAAGCTAT GCTTGGAAAAATTGGACACAGAACACGCCTCTGGAGCTGTTGGATCCAACACTGAGAGGCTCTTATTCAAGAAATGAAGTCATCAGATGCATCCATATTGGTTTATTATGTGTTCAGGAAAGTCCTTCAGCGCGGCCTTCAATGGCGAATATTTTGCTCATGCTTAACAGTTATTCAGTGACCTTATCGCTACCGCGACAACCAGCTTCTTTCCTGCATGGAAGAAAACCAAACAGGCTACAAGATGGGCTTGATTCTGATCAGTCTACCACCTCTTCAATTCCTTGGTCTAACAATGAAGTTTCCATCACTCAACTAGTCCCTCGGTAA
- the LOC114925914 gene encoding cysteine-rich receptor-like protein kinase 25 has product MASSNYCVISSVFLFLFRFLFFPTEAVPLYSSHCCTDSLKFEPNRTFQTNLNLLLSSLTSNATEGSHFYRTRVGSTAPNAVTGLFLCRGDTLSAACHDCVAAAATEIKRRCPVEKEAIIWYDICMLRYSNQSILNNIVPGVDLFDAKNVSVKELKRFNELLANLLNGLASKAANSMEDNKFATGEVNLTSTETLYGLVQCTPDLSLFDCNMCFSSAIASVPNCCDGKRGARVLLPGCNIRYEVYPFYNSTKSLTPSVLQSRHSGRKC; this is encoded by the exons ATGGCTTCTTCCAATTACTGTGTAATTTCCTCTgttttcctcttcctctttagATTCCTATTCTTTCCAACCGAAGCAGTTCCACTTTACAGTTCTCATTGCTGCACAGACTCTCTCAAATTCGAACCAAACAGAACCTTCCAAACCAACCTCAACCTCCTCCTCTCTTCACTTACTTCCAACGCCACAGAAGGCAGCCATTTCTACAGGACAAGAGTTGGCAGCACCGCTCCTAACGCTGTCACCGGCCTCTTCCTCTGCCGAGGCGACACACTCTCCGCAGCTTGCCACGACTGCGTAGCGGCCGCAGCCACCGAGATCAAACGGAGGTGCCCAGTTGAGAAAGAGGCCATAATATGGTACGACATATGCATGCTACGTTACTCCAACCAATCGATCCTGAACAACATAGTACCAGGAGTGGACTTATTCGATGCAAAGAACGTGTCTGTGAAAGAGCTTAAACGGTTCAACGAGTTGCTGGCTAATTTGTTAAACGGTCTTGCATCCAAAGCTGCAAATTCCATGGAGGATAATAAGTTTGCAACAGGGGAAGTAAACCTCACAAGCACAGAGACTCTTTATGGATTGGTGCAGTGTACTCCTGATTTGTCCTTGTTTGATTGCAACATGTGTTTCAGCAGCGCCATTGCTTCTGTTCCGAATTGCTGTGATGGAAAACGAGGAGCGAGGGTGTTGCTTCCAGGCTGCAATATTAGATATGAGGTCTACCCTTTTTACAATAGCACCAAATCACTGACTCCATCGGTTCTTCAATCTCGCCATTCAG GAAGGAAGTGTTGA
- the LOC140182442 gene encoding putative cysteine-rich receptor-like protein kinase 9, protein MCRGDLPSRLCSQCVVLAKDRIWSNCRFSKEAVIWYSHCLLRYSEADIRSTYIASPLFSEFNMTSSFISTQQQNFFNTLSGILLRLTNLTGDNGNRYLTDKSKLNPFQTLYTLAQCTPDLSSDDCTNCLRDVIGSAIPWARLGSVGGRVLCPSCTLRFQLFQFYRADDDAPPPELPGPSATGQRLCEMYMLIEPSHHVALQVWRQWRDNISLSILDPNIKNNYSEIEVLKCIRIGLLCVQQDPDARPTMASVVTYLSSHSIELPLPQEPAFFMDKKMDQRAAAQESSSSSHPLSQNEMSISNFLPR, encoded by the exons ATGTGCCGTGGTGACCTTCCGTCCCGCCTCTGCTCACAGTGCGTGGTCCTTGCAAAAGATCGAATTTGGTCCAACTGCCGCTTCTCCAAAGAGGCTGTTATTTGGTACAGTCACTGCTTGCTTCGCTATTCCGAAGCAGATATCCGCTCGACGTATATAGCAAGTCCTTTGTTTAGCGAGTTCAACATGACCAGCAGCTTCATTTCTACCCAGCAGCAAAACTTCTTCAATACTCTATCTGGTATTTTACTTAGATTGACCAACCTCACAGGTGACAATGGTAACCGATATTTGACAGATAAATCAAAATTGAATCCCTTTCAAACTCTTTACACTCTGGCTCAGTGTACGCCAGATCTCTCCAGCGATGACTGCACAAACTGTCTCCGTGATGTGATTGGATCAGCAATACCATGGGCTCGTTTGGGAAGTGTCGGTGGAAGAGTTCTATGTCCTAGCTGCACTCTTAGGTTTCAATTATTCCAATTTTACAGAGCTGATGATGATGCTCCACCTCCTGAGCTGCCTGGTCCTTCTGCTACAG GGCAGAGGCTCTGTGAGATGTACATGCTGATTGAACCTTCTCACCACGTTGCGCTACAG GTTTGGAGACAATGGAGGGATAACATATCATTAAGTATATTAGacccaaatattaaaaataactattCAGAAATTGAAGTCCTTAAGTGCATTCGAATTGGTTTATTATGTGTTCAACAAGATCCTGATGCAAGACCAACAATGGCATCCGTTGTTACATATCTTAGCAGCCATTCAATTGAGTTGCCACTTCCACAAGAACCTGCATTTTTCATGGACAAAAAGATGGATCAAAGAGCAGCTGCACAGGAATCAAGTTCTAGTTCACATCCACTTTCACAAAATGAAATGTCTATAAGTAACTTTCTTCCTAGATAA